DNA from Sulfitobacter albidus:
GGCGGCGACGTTTCACTTTCTCAATCCGTTCTTCGGCGTCGCCATCGCGGCGCTGCTGCTGGGTGAGGCGCTCGGCCCCCGCGACATCCTTGGCGTGATCATCATCGCCGCCGGTATTCTGGCCGTGCAGGTCTCGCGCCAGAGCGCGCGAAAGGTCTGAACGCGACATCCTCCTGCCGCAAGGAATCAAGCGGGGTGCACCCACCGCCCTAGTCTGTTGTCCATGACCGACACGCCCAAATCATACGCCTTTCTGCTGGTGCCCGGCTTTTCGACTCTCGGCTTTTCTTGCGCGCTCGATGTGTTGTCGCTGGCCAATCACCACCCGTCGGGGCGCGAATTCTACCGCTGGCGGCTGATATCGGAAACCGGCGGCCCCGTCGCCGCCTACAATGGCGTGCAAATCAACGTCGACGCGGGGCTGGAGCCGTTGCACCGCAATGAGACGCTGATCGTCTGCGCGGGCGAGAACGCGGGCCAATCGGCGTCAAAACCCCTGCTCAGCTGGCTGCGCCGCGAGGCGCGGGCGGGCCATGATTTTGGCGCGCTGTCATCAGGCACCTACATCCTCGCGCTGGCCGGTTTGATCGGCGGCAGGCGCGTAACGACCCATTGGGAATACAAGACGGCGCTCGCCGAAATGCTGCCCGACGTCATCATGGAGGATACGATATTTTCCGTCGACGGGCGTATCTTCACCTCTGCGGGCGGGGCCGCGTCGATGGATATGATGCTGCACCGATTGCGCGACGACTACGGCGCGGATCTGGCGACATGGGTGGCCGATCAGATGATCTATACCGCGCCGCGCAACCACTCCGACGCGCAGCGCATGTCCCTGCAAACCCGCCCAGAGGTGCGCAATCCCAAGCTGCTCATGGCCATGCAGATCATGGAAAACAACATCGAAGACCCCCTGACCCCCGAAGAGATCGCCACAGTGATCGGCCTGTCGACCCGCCAGCTGGAACGGCTGTTCGCGCGCCACCTGTCAATCTCACCCAAACGCTACTACCTGCGCATCCGCCTGGAAAAGGGCCGCAACCTGCTGCGTCAAACCCAGCTTTCGGTGACAGATGTCTGCATCGCCTGCGGCTTCAAATCGCTTTCGCATTTCTCAAAAAGCTACCGCGCGGCATACGGCATCTCTCCGGGTCTTGAGGCCACGGATGGCAAGGTGCTGTGGGCGGGGCGGGCCTAATCCAGCAGTGCCTCGATTTCCCCGGTGACAGACGCCGAAAGCGGCCGCGCCGACGAGCCCCACGTGCGCACCACATCACCCTCACCGTTCAGCAATACCTTGTTGAAATTCCACCGCGGGGTGAATCCCGTATCGGCCTGCACATCGCGGTAGAACGGATGCGCCTGCGGTCCCCGCACGTGGGTCATATCGGTCATAGGCAGGGTGAGGTTATAGTTAATCTCGCAGAATTCCTTGATCTCTTCGGCTGTCTCCAGCTCTTGGTTGAAATCATCCGATGGTACCGCCAGCACCACCAATCCGCGATCCGCATACCTATCCTGAAGCGCCTGAAGCCCCTCGTACTGCCGCGTGAACGCGCATTGCGAGGCGGTGTTGACCACCAAAACAGGCTGCCCACGAAAATCGCTCAGCGCAATTTCGCCCCCGTCAATCGAGGGAAATACCGCCTCACCCGGCGCGGCCGTGGCCATCCCCGCCGCAAGGCTTGCCAAAACTGTCCAGACCATGCGCATCGAACGAT
Protein-coding regions in this window:
- a CDS encoding GlxA family transcriptional regulator → MTDTPKSYAFLLVPGFSTLGFSCALDVLSLANHHPSGREFYRWRLISETGGPVAAYNGVQINVDAGLEPLHRNETLIVCAGENAGQSASKPLLSWLRREARAGHDFGALSSGTYILALAGLIGGRRVTTHWEYKTALAEMLPDVIMEDTIFSVDGRIFTSAGGAASMDMMLHRLRDDYGADLATWVADQMIYTAPRNHSDAQRMSLQTRPEVRNPKLLMAMQIMENNIEDPLTPEEIATVIGLSTRQLERLFARHLSISPKRYYLRIRLEKGRNLLRQTQLSVTDVCIACGFKSLSHFSKSYRAAYGISPGLEATDGKVLWAGRA
- a CDS encoding glutathione peroxidase produces the protein MRMVWTVLASLAAGMATAAPGEAVFPSIDGGEIALSDFRGQPVLVVNTASQCAFTRQYEGLQALQDRYADRGLVVLAVPSDDFNQELETAEEIKEFCEINYNLTLPMTDMTHVRGPQAHPFYRDVQADTGFTPRWNFNKVLLNGEGDVVRTWGSSARPLSASVTGEIEALLD